ATCAGGAAAAAAAAGTTTGTTCATTAATTAACACTCCTTCAATTTTTAATTGTTTCATAGAGTTATAGTGATAATATTCTAAATTTTTTATTAAATAAAATTTATTTTGTAACCGATTACATTTCTTCTTGTTATTATATTCTTGATTAATTACAATAACCCTTTTTTTATTTATAAATTTTTTTCGACAAATAAGTTGATTAATCTCATAAAAAACTATATAATGATAGACAAAGTTGTATAAAGAAAATAAATAAAATAGAATAAATAAAAATATAAAAGGAAGTGAAAAAACTGGAAGCTCGCACCCATACTTTATTAGCAAAAAAAATCTACAATTTTTTTAAGAAAAGAAATGTGAATTTATCTAAATTTTGGCTGACTATAGGAAGTGTTAAACCGGATTTTACTAATGACGATATTAATCATTATAAAGATGAAAGTATATATTTGTTTTACGAAAAATTCTCTGAATTAAAAAATATTGACCCAGAAAAAGATATTAAAAATTTTTCAATGAAATTGGGAGAAATTTTTCATTATACTGCTGACTTTTTTTGTCATGCTCATAATAATAAAAAAATGGAGAATAATTATCTATATCATTTTAAATATGAATGGCAACTTAATAAATTCGCTTATAATTCTAAAAGTGAAATATTCAATCTAAAACATCTCGATCCCTATATTTATCAATTAACATTAAAAGAATTGATGAATTATAAACATAAGGAATACTCAAATAAAAAAACTTCTTTTAAAAATGATCTTTTTTATTCTTTTCAATTTAGTATATTTATAACTAATAAATTACTTGCCAATGCCTATAATCAAAAACTATCTAATCCAAAT
The genomic region above belongs to Halanaerobiales bacterium and contains:
- a CDS encoding zinc dependent phospholipase C family protein; the protein is MKKLEARTHTLLAKKIYNFFKKRNVNLSKFWLTIGSVKPDFTNDDINHYKDESIYLFYEKFSELKNIDPEKDIKNFSMKLGEIFHYTADFFCHAHNNKKMENNYLYHFKYEWQLNKFAYNSKSEIFNLKHLDPYIYQLTLKELMNYKHKEYSNKKTSFKNDLFYSFQFSIFITNKLLANAYNQKLSNPNFNLNIAK